TCTTTCGTTCTTCATTATAAACTCATGCCTCAAAGCAACGTAGTTGCGACCTCTTTGCTCAAAGAGCCGTAGGCTCGTGCTATACAAGGAATCTCGGGTAAATCCAAGAGCATTCGCGGGCGAGCATCTTCGGGAATTCGCGGAAGGTTCCGTTAATCTGGTAAAGGTTCAGGCTGCCTTCCACCGGCGAAAGCTTGATCAGCGAGTCGGCGCGGGCTTCCAGGTAGGGGTACTCGTCCAGGTTGCAAGACGATACCACTGCACAACCCGTGAGTGCGATGATGGTATCGACCATCTGCATCAGAATCTGGTGCGGAGCGCCGTTCAGACGAGTGGATTTCGGGTTATGCAACACAGCAGAAATCGGGTCGATTACGACAACGCGGTAATCGTGGTTTTCGAGTCGCTTGGCACCTTGAATACGCTTGGCAATGAGCTGTGCGGTTTCAATGGGCGAAAGGGCCGTGCCGCGCAGGTTCAAGAAGCCGAACTTCGGAGTGCTGGCGTTCAGGTTGCGCTTTCCGCCTAACAAGTAGAGACGGTTCAGGAACACGGACTTGGTCAGTTCGAAGTTGATGAACAGCACGTCGCTCGAAGAGGTTGCGTTGCCGAACCAGTCTTCACCATAGCAGATGGAAAGACCTAAATCCATGAGTGCAAGAGACTTACCGCTCTTCGGAGGTGCGGTGAACAAGAAGAATTCACCGGCGCGGAGCATGTTTTCGACAATCGTCTGGTCTTTCTTGGGGGCTTCTTCGGTGTCGCTCGCCAGTTCAATAAGGGGCTTCCCGTCCAGGGAGTATTCCACCCATTCTTGCCATTCCTTAAAGTTCTTGGCGCCTTGTTCGAGCCCAATCAAATATTGTTGCTTTCCGCCACGGAGCACGCCCGGCATGCGGACCATCATGTGGGGGTTGCGGTTGCTGGGGTCGACCTTGAATCCCTGGGAATCCAGAGTCTTGAAGAGGAAGTCTACGCGTTCGTAGTATTCTTCTTCGTCGTTGGCAAAAATCTTGATCCATGCCTGCACGGAGTTTGCGCCTGTGTTTACCAAGGCGGCGCAGGGGAGGTTCAATGCTTTAAAGTATGCAAGCTGCTTGGCCAGGGACATCTTGGG
Above is a window of Fibrobacter sp. UWT2 DNA encoding:
- a CDS encoding AAA family ATPase — translated: MENAKKTINLFLKNKYNSVNELKAELYKAGVAAMEEGWTFMDASFQLGGKARDDGMDGEEVEQTLRRAFSAEKRSTERPQEQQSAPAQNAAPSAEGAPVQAAAPQTMAMPIITPLSANMISMEQMLAMGLDTQSLELLQNFKIDPEALSIPWPAADWRKDLAKLLEATFDADESISFKVSNTPDTTEEVVSNIIGQDDSIKKIMKSLDSPEGALLCINAVKGGEDAADESWRYRYAVVDNPKMSLAKQLAYFKALNLPCAALVNTGANSVQAWIKIFANDEEEYYERVDFLFKTLDSQGFKVDPSNRNPHMMVRMPGVLRGGKQQYLIGLEQGAKNFKEWQEWVEYSLDGKPLIELASDTEEAPKKDQTIVENMLRAGEFFLFTAPPKSGKSLALMDLGLSICYGEDWFGNATSSSDVLFINFELTKSVFLNRLYLLGGKRNLNASTPKFGFLNLRGTALSPIETAQLIAKRIQGAKRLENHDYRVVVIDPISAVLHNPKSTRLNGAPHQILMQMVDTIIALTGCAVVSSCNLDEYPYLEARADSLIKLSPVEGSLNLYQINGTFREFPKMLARECSWIYPRFLV